The nucleotide window CTGCTGCCTAAAATTAATTCATACCCTCCATTAAGATTGAGCATCGGTTGTACAGTTACCCCTTGAAAATGTTCTGGCCCGACTCTTTCTTCCACCGAGATTTTAATATCTTGATAAGCCCATCTTACCGCCTCTTTATCAGTTAAATTTAATTGTACCCCTCCCACATCAGTTTTATGGGTAATCGTTTTTGAGTAGAGTTTAACGACTACAGGATAACCCATTGACTCAGCTATAGCGATCGCTTCTTCTTCGCTGGTTGCGGTGGCCGTCCTGACAATGGGAATCCCATAAGCGGCTAAAATCTGCTTAGATTCGGCTTCGGTTAAAATGGTTCGCCCACTTTGCTGTACAGATTGCAAAATGTCTTTGACTAACTCCCGATTAGGAAGTCCTTCTTCGTCATGGGGTAAGATAGGAGTCTCATAAATTCCCCGTAAATTGTAATTATATTTCCACAATAAATTAAATAGACGAGCCGCCGAATCGGGATAACGATAGGTGGGAATTTGGCTATCATTAAGGATGGTTTCCCCGTCGATAATTTCAGACCCTCCCATCCAACTGGCTAAAACGGGTTTTTTGGCTTTTTTGATGTAAGGTTTTAACTGTTGGGCGGTTTGGGTGGGATCAGTCATGGCTTGAGGGGTTAAAATAACTAAAATCCCGTCCGTATTGGGGTCTTCTTGGACAATATCAAAAGCTTTCGTGTAACGTTCGGGGGTAGCATCCCCTAAAATATCTATAGGGTTGCCATGACTCCAATGAGGGGGTAAAACTTCATCGAGTTTAGCAAGGGTTTCTGGACAGAGTTGGGCTAATTCTCCTCCCGTATTAATTAACGCATCGGTGGCTAATACTCCAGGCCCGCCGGCATTGGTGACGATACTTAATCGAGGACTTTTGGGTAAATGAGATTGTTTGCCTAATAATTCCGCCATATCGAACATTTCGGAAATTCGATTGACTTCTAGGACTCCACAACGCCGGAAAGCAGCATCTAACACATCTTTAGACCCAGATAATGCCCCGGTGTGGGAGGTAGCGGCTTTGGCGGCGGCTTCAGTTTGACCGGATTTTATGATAATAATCGGTTTTGTGAGGGCAACTTCTCGCGCGGCAGATAAAAAAGAACGAGCATCGCCGATCGACTCCATATAAATTACAATACAGTGAGTATAAGGATCATCGCCAAGATAATAGATTAAATCTCCCCAATTTACGTCAATCATAGACCCAATGGAGATAAACGCACTAAAACCGACATTTTCTGGAACACTCCAATCTAAAACGGCGGTACAGATAGCCCCACTCTGACTAATAAATCCTACATTACCCGGACGGGCGATACGACTGGCAAAGGTGGCATTAAGTCCGGTTCTGGGGTTCATCACCCCTAAACAATTGGGGCCAATAATACGAATTTTTCCTTGGGCAATTTCTTGAACTTGACGTTCTAATTCTCGTCCAGGTTCGCCAATTTCCCGAAATCCGGCGGAAATAATAATTGCTCCTTTGACTTTCGCGTCTATACATTCTCTAATGATACCTGGAATGGTTGGGGCGGGAGTGGCGATAACCGCTAAATCGATCGCTTCAGGAACGGTGCTAATATGGGGATAAGCAGGAATCCCTAATACATTGTGGCGTTTGGGATTAATCGGGTAAATTGTCCCTCCAAAAGGGTTACTGATAAGATTCCATAATAGAGTCCGTCCTACACTCCCTTCTTTATCTGTAGCACCAATGACCGCGACGGTGTTCGGGTTAAAGATAAAGCTGAGGGGTTGATGTTCGGAACGGAGAATGTCATAAGCAGGGTCGGTAATGGGTTTGAGGGGTTTAAGCATGATTCCGACAGGGGGGGTAAAAGGGTGACTTAAGCGTTGGTCGCACAGAGATAGACTAAAATTCTGATGATTGTTTGACTGGGTTATTCAGAGAATTTATACCTATCTATATGCAGCCTAACTCTATTTTTCAGTTTAGTCATCCTTTTTTAAGTTTTATTTAATTAGTTATTAGTTATTAATCATTAGTTATTAGTTATTAGTTATTAGTTATTAGTTATTAAAATTATCAATTATTAATTAATAAAGACTTGGGCTTCATATTCAGCTAAATCTATCATTAATTGCCGATCTTTTACCTCCACATCATAATCCCTTGTCCACTCATGCCAAGTCCCATCGGCTGGAAATTCAGGAACGACATATCCAGCTAAATAATTTTCCGAAAAATTAGCCACAACCACGACTCTACTGCCTTCGTCATTCCAT belongs to Gloeothece citriformis PCC 7424 and includes:
- a CDS encoding bifunctional acetate--CoA ligase family protein/GNAT family N-acetyltransferase — protein: MLKPLKPITDPAYDILRSEHQPLSFIFNPNTVAVIGATDKEGSVGRTLLWNLISNPFGGTIYPINPKRHNVLGIPAYPHISTVPEAIDLAVIATPAPTIPGIIRECIDAKVKGAIIISAGFREIGEPGRELERQVQEIAQGKIRIIGPNCLGVMNPRTGLNATFASRIARPGNVGFISQSGAICTAVLDWSVPENVGFSAFISIGSMIDVNWGDLIYYLGDDPYTHCIVIYMESIGDARSFLSAAREVALTKPIIIIKSGQTEAAAKAATSHTGALSGSKDVLDAAFRRCGVLEVNRISEMFDMAELLGKQSHLPKSPRLSIVTNAGGPGVLATDALINTGGELAQLCPETLAKLDEVLPPHWSHGNPIDILGDATPERYTKAFDIVQEDPNTDGILVILTPQAMTDPTQTAQQLKPYIKKAKKPVLASWMGGSEIIDGETILNDSQIPTYRYPDSAARLFNLLWKYNYNLRGIYETPILPHDEEGLPNRELVKDILQSVQQSGRTILTEAESKQILAAYGIPIVRTATATSEEEAIAIAESMGYPVVVKLYSKTITHKTDVGGVQLNLTDKEAVRWAYQDIKISVEERVGPEHFQGVTVQPMLNLNGGYELILGSSIDPQFGPVLLFGTGGQLVEVFRDHAIALPPLNTTLARRMMEQTKIYKALQGVRGRKPVNLEALEYLLVRFSQLVVEQPWIKEIDINPLLASSQRLTALDARIVLYPQDTPIEQLPRPAIRPYPMQYVTPWTMPNGTEIIIRPIRPEDEPLMVDFNQTLSEESVYFRYFHLITLSSRIAHERLTRICFIDYDREMALVAEYKHPDTGKREILAVGRLSKQHGINEAEFAMLVSDNYQCQGLGTEILRRLVQIGKDEKLERIKAEILPENRGMQRVSQKVGFQLRRSPDLVKAEIELCPKVGNIRP